The genomic segment CAACAACCCGGCCAAGGGTTttgacattttccctttaaagcctgaaaatatttaaaatatttgctgAAATTCCCTTTGCACCAATTTCACAAACAAGTCTCTGTGCCGGGCAGTCTCTCCATATATTCGCTGAGATACATTGAATACACAGCTGCTTTCTGTGCGAGTGACAATAATGTTTAGTGGCCAACCTCATTTTGGCTAGTGTTATGGAGAGATGGAGCCCAGGCACTGCACAGCAAGATGGGGCCAGTGTTGAACTTGGTGCTGATGGACATGGATCTGAAGTGTGAGGCTCAATATTTATGATCATACTTAAACTACAGTTTCTGGCATCTCACAAGAACCTACTTGCACCCCCTTAAAGCCAGCTGTGGTGGGAGCACCTCAAGGCCTCAGCAGATGGTTGCGTGGGTGTTCCCGTGTGAAACAGCCCTGGTCAGCGATAGCTTTGTCTCTGGGGCACATTACATTCCAAACATCTACTGCAGATAATGCTCAGTGTGTGCCCAGCTTCTACTCTGTGCCAACTCTGATAACTGACAAAAGCCCTGTCTGTAGGAAGACAGAGAGACGTACGCACACAGGCACAGACATCCAGACAGAGAGAAGAGAGTTAGATCTGATATTTAAGGGGAAGTAAAGAACAAGTAAGAATTTTACCAAGTGGGTGCCAAATATCCAAGCATATTTGTGAGCAGAAAGaaaaatactaaatatttatGATATTGAGACCATTGAGGTCAAGGATATTAGAGCTCACAATGCCTTTCCTGTATCTAACATGGCTTCTGCTGGTGAGTTTGAAGTGCCCTATACTAGGGCAGAGTTGTGACATGCCAGAGGGAGAGCGCCAGCTTCTTCTGGCCAAGGTGAAGGAACAAATTATAGAAGCACTTGGGCCACCTCCACCTCGGTCTAATGATTCTTCCCCAGCGCCATCTGCCAATATCCAGGGGCCAGTGCAGAAAATGCTAAACAAGAGGCACAGCAAGAGCCATCGGGACAACATGGAGGATGTCTCCCAGGTTATTCTATTCCCTTCCTCAGGTAATCATGGGTGGGTGTGAAACAGGATTGATGTTTAATATTGGGGCATGCACCTTGGGAATGGTTATTGCATGACAAAAATCATCAATGTAAATACAGTTGATCCATAAGTGGTGgtgctgctgttttatttttgtatatggaGGGGACTTGCTACTGGCAGTTGTGAAAGGTAGGGATGAGGGTATTatttctgttttgctttgcctaaaaattcacaaaaccacaggaaaattcacaaaactgtgaaaaattagaGACGCATTGTAGCCTTCAGGTTGTggtggctttttatttagcaaaataaattagagtctatgggcattttttcactaCACTTTAATTCGCTTTGGGGCTGCCAATAAAACATgctttccttattattattatattgttgacTGTAGCAATGAGCAAATCTGCAGTGATTTGCTTTGAGTGACAATCTGCAAATTGGTATCACAATTTGCAGAattacattgaagttaatgggaaggtgaaatcacatgcatttttatgCTCTTTTTAATACTCCACACATgccctagaacagtgatccccaaccaatggcttacgagtaacatgttgcttaccaactccttggatgttgctcccagtggcctcaaagcagttgcttatttttgaattccaggcttcgaggcaagtttcggttgcataaaaaacaggtgtagtgtcaaacagagcctcttgtaggctaacAATCCATATAGGTGCCTTCAAATGCCTTTAAGTTGGTAACCccaaggactttttcatgcttctgttgctccccaattcttttttacatttccatgtgattcacgggtaaaaaaggttggggacccctgccctagagcaCCGCCTATCCACTATGTTACAACTGCTCTTTcagtaagaaaaaaataagacTCCCATGTTATCAATTTGTTAAAAACATagctgtgatttttgacattacctatcttacaaacacaggcacaactaataataaatctgaccaccaacagatatgTAGGTGCTTTTTATCCCACGTTAAAATGACACACCTTTCCTCCCTCCTGCTCAAACCACAACCAACAATGTACTGCATAATGGCTGCCTGTGCACCCCCTTATATAGACATTGGGTTATCAAATCCAATTGGATGTGGTAGGAGAGGGAAGGATAATATgacaaatgctgcattttttgtgTTGCGACGTTCATAAGTTTTTTACAGCAAAACTGGCTGGCCGGATTTTAGGCATGGTTTCACAAAACATGGAAACTCTGAAAAGATTTGCTCATTATTAGTGAATGGTGGTATTGCAGGCCACATAGTGATTGAACTGCATCACTAAAAATTGCTTGGATTCTCTTCCTAGTATTCTCTTCCTGATTTATCTGCCTCTCTGCACTTACAGCATTAGGGCTTCTCTCTTCTCAGACAGGGAGTGGGCctttgggcatatttatcagagggtGATCAGGTAATTTTCTCAGCCCTCAGTTAACTTGTATATGAACTATTCTCTTTATTTTCTATACTCATCATCATACATTTTTAAGCCTTGCCTCTCTGCATGACCATGGGAAGGAGAGAAGCTTGAGGATAATCTAGTGCCTGGAAATGTACTAGGGGAGATTGGATTTCAATTCCCAAGGGCCTCCTCATCCTCCTTGTAGAGCTCATGCCAGTCTTGTGTGCTTCTTGTTTCAGATGTGCTCTGTGAAACCACCAAAACTGGCGCAAATGAAACGGGATCCGAGAACAGTTTCACCTATATCTTTCGCCCTTCTCCCCACATCCATACTCGGAGGGTGTCTGCGGCTCAGCTTTGGTTTTATACAGGCCCCCCTTCAGCTGAAGAATCATCCATGTTGAAAAGAGCATCTACTATTTCCAGCCAGATGGGTGCTGGGCCATTGTTCCAGACTCTAGGCCCAAATCACCTCCCCCCAACCACTGGACCTGCCCAGAAGGAACACATAGTGAGCACTACCCCCTTTGTCATTGCTAGAGATGACGAGGACACTTTTGGGCATTCCATTGACCTACAGGTGCTGTCAGAACATGAGCCGGTAACAGTGGCCACGACCAAGGTGCAACATATGGATGACTGGACAGTCTTTCACTTGGCCCCAGCTTTCCTTAACTATGTCACAAAGGAGATATTTGTGCTTCTAGTTCACTGCCCAACCTGTCCATGTTCTGACAAACCTGAATACACACCATTCATCATGTTCAGCACTCACCCAACCCAGCGTAACCGTCGCTCTGGGATGCCTTGGTCCCCCTCTGCTCTGGAACTTCTCCAACGGCCTCCAGAATCAGGAGCTGGCAATGACCACTGCCACCGTGGTTCACTCAACATCTCTTTTGAAGACCTAGGTTGGGACCAGTGGATTGTGCACCCCGGTAGCTTTCAGTTCCATTACTGCCATGGCACATGCTTGCCTATCAATGGTCTGACTCCAGCGCTCCACTGGGGGCACTGTTGTGCAGCACTACCTAGCACCATGAAGTCATTGAGGGTCACCACCACAACTGATGGAGGATTCTCTTACCGATATGAGACTGTCCCTAACCTACTGACCCAAGACTGTGCCTGCAGCTGAGTATAAGCCAAGGAATGAATTAAATATCCAATTTCAAACAGATAAGCTTCTCAGTACCTCTAATATTCTGCAGAACTCCAGCAGAACCACCCACTGGACTGGGCTCCCCAGAAAATCTTATATTACCATTAAAtcttatatagaaataaatagttATGTCACCATCCAAATAAAATTGCATTCAACACAAGTACTGGCTTTGGTTGTGCAGTATGTGGCTTTATGGGGAAAATACTCAGCAGCTAGGGGTTTGATATACAGCTAAGGATCTAATGGAAAAAGTCCTGGCTCCAAGTGGGTTGCCCTTTTTATTGGACACCACCAATGATTTGATGTCGCAGGAGCAAACCATTTGAATGCAGGGGGAACTAGGGCAAGAGGCACAGACAGACCTGAATAGTTATtgcggaggggggggggttgtgggtcATGACCCCTGTACTTGAAACAAAAAAGCAGTACTATTTTATATTGTTGAGGAACATTGGGCTATAACTCTGCATTTAGTCTGAACTGCACAGAGTTCATCTGACCTGACAGAGGTTAATCTGGCACAGCACTATGTGCACAATTGCATGCAACTTTGCCCTGTACTTCATGGCTGTCAccttttgaaaaaacaaaggtTGGGACAGATCAGGATCATGGTCGGGTGGGTTGGGGGAAGTTGGCTGTGAATCGGGCAATGAATGGGTTGGATAGGACATGACTGGGCAGGCTGGTGGGGAGAAACACCTGGGTtgcctaaggggcacatttatcaaaatgtgaaattaactAGAACCTGTCAGTGAAATTCCACTTGTATGGATGGAAGTGAGAGTTCTGCCCCTAAAAATGACATACAAGTGAATAGAGCCCGATAGAATTTCACTCTGGGGGGGGGGCTATGAAGAGCAGTTTAAGCAGGTCAAGAAAAAAGGTccaataaatctgccactattaCTAAGCCCTATGGACCAGGGTCCATTAGAAACCAATGAATCTACTTGCTTGACCCCCATGCTGCCCCGCTACAAGTTAGATAAATGTTGAGGACAAGCTTTACTTTTCTGCAGTGTTTTTCACAGGCTGTGGTATACTGGCCCCTAATGGACATCTTAGGCATTAGGCTGGATAAGCCATATCTTGGCATAGTTTGTATTGTTGGCACcagtaacatgtatttatacagcaaCAGCAACAGCAAATTATACAGCAACTTACAATAATGTTTCTGTAGTTTATGTTTCCATCAACTCTTTTGAACCCATGGGAGGGTAACCCCAGATTGTTATCCTTCAGAAGTGTCTAGGTGGAACTATTATTTATATctgataaacataaaaaaaagtgtcagccAATCAGGAGACAGTTTGGAGCAAGGGAGTGTATTGTGCTTATTATTCAGCTGAGTAGTGGAACAGACCTGCACCCAGATGCATTGGTTGCAAATGAAACATCCTCTGTAGGTTAATGGCCAAGTGCATTTTCAGTCCTACTCCAGTACATGCTGTGCTGCAGCtacatatattaacatttttataccATTTACTCTTGTTTCATGATTTATCAGTCACCCTTATCGTCAACCCCTATAGATTTTCCCTGGAGTTACCCAGTTTTGTACAACCTCCCTAGAATCCCATCACTCTATGGAATTTCCCTAGTAATGGGGCCCTCCATGGTGCCTCCTCAACCGCTGAAAATTGGGCAGATGTCGGTCGGGCAGGCTTAAAATCCACAAGGGCAGAGGAACGTATAAACTCAGATAAGCCCAATACCACCCATCTCAAGATGAGGGAGTGCATTATATTCATGGGGCTCTTCCTCAAAGACTGGGGCTCATCAATCATCATTTAAAAGATTGAGAAATTCCAGAACCTAAAACCTGGATTTCTTTCCTGGAATCCTGTGTCACCTGtaaaatttcaaatgaaaaaaaaaaggggaatttcaaatgaaaaaaaaagggcTTTATGGGAAAATCATTATCCGTGTGGCCAGAAATGACTCATGTACCACAGCTTCTGCCACTTTTACTTAATCTTGAGTCTATTTAAACTGAAaaggaaggaaaacaaaaaacatcaacCAGGCACCATACTGGGGTGGGGGTTCATTGCTTTAAGCAGCAGTCGGAAGACCagctaaaaaaatctatttcaacAATTCACATTACTATAAAGAACCCCCTTTGTTTGCCAAGATGGAGGcggtaggacaacatggagacagaaAGAAGTGATGGAAGcaataggacaagatgcagactaTTATTTttgatggagaaagtagggcacgATGGACATATGTGAATAGGATGATGGTAGAGCAATATGTAGAAATTAAGTGGAGATGAAAATAGCAGGATAAGAATGAGAAAACAGGGCAAGTTTGAGACTAAAGGACAGAATGGAAACAGATGGAGAGGATGCAGATTAGACAATTCTTCTATATACAATGAGGGGCCACCACAGATAAAGACAGGACTGTTGCAAAATTGTTTGGGATTCAGGATCAGTTTATCTGCCCAGGAGGAGCAGCTACAGACAAGTCTAGGGCGGTACAGAATCAGGTTTGAACAAAGGGAAGCAGCTGATAAGTGCAAGTTCCAACATACATTAGTGCACGTTGTAGCTAAAAAGTGGTAGTAAATGTTCTCTACAACACTTCTGAACCCATGACTTGCTCTATAAGCAACGAGTTTCACCGCCTACTgtcagactacaactcccaaccaACCCTAAGAAGTGCTGTGTAACTGGAAAACTGCATGACTGCCAACCCTGTGATACAACCTAGTCTAGAAATGATGGAGTTTTGGCTCTACTAGCAGGGATGATGGGGCTGTAGCTCTGCAGCTATTCCCAAAGGCGCATTTTTAGCTTCAGTTAGGCAGGACATCTGATAGGGACTTTAAAAGGGCAATTATTTATacggatcgggaggggactctctgtgggtgaaggggttggatgctCGGGGAGATCCATGAGTTAACTACCTCAGTTAATTGACGGTCGGATGTGCCTTTGGCACACCGTTTTCTAACATGCATCGTTGCACTAATGGCCTTGGGCTATCAATATCAACTCTTAAAGTGTGTTTGGCTCCTCACTGCATGGGAGGGATCTCAAAGTGGGTGAAGGGGTCGGCATAGTGAGGGACATTCTCTGCGCGACCCTTGTGGCGAACACACTTGATTGTGGTGACTTTCTGTACATGCCACATAACCTTGGCTATTAGCTGTTTATTAACCTTTTAGGTGCATTTAACACATAAACTCCTGAACCCTATTGCCTGTCAATCAGCCTCCTGGTATTTTAACTACTTCACCTGAGTTTCAGAGGTTGTAGATGGGAGGGTGCAGATATATGGGccatttctttcatttcttcCTTTGTTATCTATTGCCAAAGGTTGGCTATGCTTGCCTGGGCTCCTGAATGTTGGCCCTTGTAACAGATTATGTGCCAAAAGATGGAATAGCTATATACGGTCATTAACATAAAAAATGATGCATGTTTGGACTTTATAAGCCAAAAAGTACAACTAGAGAGAGATCAGCTTGGCCCTGTGTCTAGTTTGTATACATGTAATGGTATTTGTGCATAGTTTGGTGCTTAACCACTTGTTTATTAGCAGTTCAGAACCTATTCGTTCTGCAATCGTTTCTGCTCCTGCGTTCACAGGCATGAAAGTCACAGAAAACCAAGTAGAAATGCCCATGAGCGGAGCCCAAATAAATCATAGAAAAGTCTGAATTGTAAAACTAGTGACATTGTGATGCTCCCACACACTGTGTGGTTAATATGGTACAATATTTACATGTATTGCATCAGACTAACTGATTTGGCAGCTATGGCAGCTTCCACCCAAGCCAGTCGTTACATGCAATCACTGTGGTTACCTGGTTTTGTTTGCTTATTCATAATACAGTTGTGGTTAGACACACGGATGCGAGACACACGGATAGAAACACAATTTTATAAACAAAGAAGTGTCCCAATATGGCAATGCATGGAGGAAAGGCTCTAAACTCCCACACATCCCATTCACTGGCAAACCGGTGGGATTTCAATTGCACGGCTGGTTTAACCTAAAGAATGTCAGCTCTTGTGCACATAGAGCCTAGATCCTATTTTATGAATTACTGTTACATGTCTGCGTGTCTTGTTCCAGTCATGTAGTATGCGGGCATTTTGATCTGCAACCATATTTTTACTGTACTACAAcccccagcatgcacagcaaatcTAGTCCCATGTATGTCAGAGAAACATACTGTTACGTGTGTGTgcgtgtaaccttgttatgaaccaAGGGGGACCAATCTAAAGGCTGGTTAAGGTGAGATGTTTATTTGGTGCCCTGGGTAcgcctgaaactatagcaggctgacagttaccccaatgtttctatagaactgtaaccctgttatgagctaagggggcccagcctgaaggccagttagggtgagatttgtggtgagtgtttatttgtgtcctggaaatatagcagggtgactgttaccccaatgtttttatatatctgtaaccttgttatgagctaagggggttcagctgaaggccatttagggtaaGATTTAAGGGGAATGCTTTTCTGCGTCATGGGTACAGCACTGCTATGTTTGTAAATATCTGTAAGAAGCTCAATCTAGTTAAAGGTGTTAAAggcaaagtcaaattaaaaaccCAGTAATGTTGGCTTATAAATACAAAGCAAATAAAAgactcattttcattttttttaataacactgtataaaaaacaaaataatgtttccAGTACCAAGAAGTCTTCAATAAAACATAAccatacagcccccccccccaataaagaCAAATATCCTATCATATAAAGAGATGAAGCTATGAGATGTCTGTACAATTTCAAGCGTCTCCAGCGTAgataaagaagaataaaatacAAGATGGAAAATGGCTTCCTATGAAAGAGC from the Xenopus laevis strain J_2021 chromosome 9_10L, Xenopus_laevis_v10.1, whole genome shotgun sequence genome contains:
- the inha.L gene encoding inhibin subunit alpha L homeolog (The RefSeq protein has 2 substitutions compared to this genomic sequence), giving the protein MPEGERQLLLAKVKEQIIEALGPPPPRSNDSSPAPSANIQGPVQRMLNKRHSKSHRDNMEDVSQVILFPSSDVLCETTKTGANETGSENSFTYIFRPSPHIHTRRVSAAQLWFYTGPPSAEESSMLKRASTISSQMGAGPLFQTLGPNHLPPTTGPAQKEHIVSTTPFVIARDDEDTFGHSIDLQVLSEHEPVTVATTKVQHMDDWTVFHLAPAFLNYVTKEIFVLLVHCPTCPCSDKPEYTPFIMFSTHPTQRNRRSGMPWSPSALELLQRPPESGAGNDHCHRGSLNISFEDLGWDQWIVHPGSFQFHYCHGTCLPIHGLTPALHWGHCCAALPSTMKSLRVTTTTDGGFSYRYETVPNLLTQDCACS